The window CGATCGCCAGACCGGCGAGGTCACCTACGGCCGCGTGCCGTCCGGCGCCGTCGTCGTGCCGGGCAGCCTGCCGTCGGCCGACGGCAAGTACAGCCTGTACTGCGCCGTGATCGTGAAGCGTGTCGACGCCCAAACCCGCGCCAAGACCGGCATCAACGAACTGCTGCGCGGCGCCTGATCGCCTGACTTGCTTTTCCGGGCGGCCACGGACGGCCGCCCGACACCGAAGCCCGCCCAATCACGCTCAGGAGAATCCCCGGATGATTTTCGACAAGCTGTTCCAACTGATGGCGGAAAAGCTCGCTTCGGACATCTTCGTCTCGGCCGGCGCACCGATCCACATCAAGATCCAGGGCATCACGATGCCGATCAACCAGCAGGTCATGGACCCCACCATGATCAAGCGGATGATCTACGAGATGATGAGCCCGGAGCAGATCGAGACCTTCGAGCGCGAGAAGGAGCTCAACCTGTCCTTCGGACGGCGCGACTTCGGCAACTTCCGGGTCAACGTGTTCTGGCAGCGGCACAGCATCGCGATCGTGGTGCGCTACATCCAGGGCGAGATCCCGTCGCTGGATTCGCTGGGCCTGCCGCCGGTGCTGTCCGAAGTCGTCACCGAGAAGCGCGGCCTGATCCTCGTCGTCGGTGCGACCGGTTCGGGCAAGTCGACGACGCTCGCGTCGATGATCGACCACCGCAACCGCAACCGCTCCGGCCACATCCTCACCGTCGAGGACCCGATCGAATACCTGTTCAAGCACCGCAAGTCGGTCGTGAACCAGCGCGAAGTCGGCATCGACACCCTCGGCTGGCACGAGGCGCTGCGCAACGCGATGCGCCAGGCGCCCGACTGCATCCTGATCGGTGAAATCCGCGACCGCGAGACGATGCAGGCCGCCCTGTCCTATTCGCAGACCGGCCACCTGTGCCTCGCGACGCTGCACGCGAACAACGCCTATCACGCGTTGAACCGCATCGTGAACTTCTTCCCGCTCGAGAACCGCTCGCTGCTGTATCTCGACCTCGCGGTCGCGCTGAAATGCATCATCTCGCAGCGCCTCGTGCGCAAGCCCGACGGCATGCGCATCCCGGCGGTCGAGATCCTCATGAACACCCGTCACGTCGCCGAGCTCGTCGAGCGCGGCGAACTGAACGAGGTCAAGGAAGCGATGCAGCAGAGCCTCGCCCCCGGGTCGCAGACCTTCGAGCAGGACCTCCACCGCCTGTACCGCGAAGGCATCATCACCTTCGACGAGGCACTCGCGAACGCCGATTCGCCGACCAACCTTGCCTGGCTGATCAACAACGCCCAGATCAACGCCGCGCCGAGCGCCGAGGGGGACGAACCTCCGCCGTCGGTCGATTTCGATTCGCAGAACAAGAGCACCGACGGCGCCTCGTTCAGCGAATTCGCGCTGCACCTCGACGATGATCCGGCGCGCTGATCCGCACTGACCAATCCTCTCGCGCCCCCGGCCCTGAACCAGGGCGGCACCTGCCGCCCGATCGCAATGACGAATCCTTCCCCGAACGCCACGTTCGCGCTCACCTGCGAACTCATTTCCCGCCCCTCGGTAACCCCCGAGGACAGCGGCTGCCTGGACCTCATCGCGTCGCGCCTCGCGCCGCTGGGCTTCCATTTCGAGCGCATCGACACCGGAGGCGTCTCCAACCTGTGGGCGCGCCGCGGCGACACCGGCCCCGTGCTGTGCCTCGCCGGCCACACCGACGTTGTCCCGACCGGCCCGCTCGACGCCTGGACCTCGCATCCCTTCGCACCGACCGTGCGCGACGGCCACCTCTACGGCCGCGGCGCGGCCGACATGAAGACCTCGCTGGCCGCCTTCGTCACCGCCATCGAACGCTTCGTCGCGGCCCATCCCGACCATGAAGGCTCGATCGCGCTGCTGCTGACCTCGGACGAGGAAGGCATTGCCGCCCACGGCACCGTGAAGGTCGTCGAGGCGCTGGCCGCACGCGGCGAAACGCTCGACTACTGCATCGTCGGCGAGCCGACGTCGGTGAAGGCCCTCGGCGACATGATCAAGAACGGCCGCCGCGGCTCGCTCTCCGGCACACTGCGCGTCAAGGGCGTGCAAGGCCACGTGGCCTACCCGCAGCTCGCACGCAACCCGATCCACGAGTTCGCGCCCGCGCTTGCCGAGCTGGCCGCGACGCGCTGGGACGACGGCAACGAATTCTTCCCGCCGACGACCTGGCAGGTCTCCAACATCCACGCCGGGACGGGCGCCAACAACGTGATCCCGGGCGAATGCGAAGTGCTGTTCAATTTCCGCTTCGCCTCGGTCAGCACCGCCGACGAACTCAAGCAACGCACCCATGCCGTGCTCGACCGGCACGGCCTCGACTACACGCTCGACTGGCACCTCTCCGGCAAGCCCTTCCTGACCGGCCGCGGCAAGCTGGTGGAGGCGATCGGCGGCGCGATCCGCGAGACGGTGGGCGTCGAGACCGAGCTGTCGACCAGCGGCGGCACTTCCGACGGCCGCTTCATCGCCGACATCTGCAAGGAAGTCGTCGAGTTCGGCCCGGTCAACGCCACCATCCACAAGCTCGACGAACGCGTCGCCGTCGACGCGATCGAACCGCTTTCCCTGATCTACGAACGCACCCTGCGCGCCCTCCTCGCGCGCTCACGAGACCGAGCATGACCGAACATTGCGAACACTGTGACAACGGCGAAGAACACGTCCACGAACACGAGAGCGGCCCCCTCGCCGAACTCGTGACGCTGCGCGACTGGCTGCGCTACGCCGTCACCCGCTTCAACCGCGCCGGCCTCTTCTTCGGCCACGGCTGCAACGACGCCTACGACGAAGCCGTGTGGCTGCTGCTGCATACGCTGTCGCTACCGCTCAACCGCCTCGAACCCTTCCTCGACGCCTGCATCACCGCGGAGGAACGCGAAGCGCTGTTCGAGGTCATCGAGCGCCGCGCCGAAGAACGTGTGCCGGCCGCCTACATCACGGGCGAAGCCTGGCTGGGCGACTTCCGCTTCCACGTCGATGAGCGCGTGATCGTCCCGCGCTCCTTCTTCGCCGAGATGCTCGAGAACGGCTTCGCCCCCTGGGTCGAGGACGCGGAGCGGATCGGCAGCGCGCTGGACTTGTGCACCGGCTCGGGCTGCCTGGCGATCCTCATGGCACACGCCTTCCCGAATGCCCGCGTGGTTGGCGCCGACCTTTCCGACGACGCGCTCGAAGTCGCGCAGCTCAACGTCGCCGAATACGGCCTCGAGGAACAGGTCGAGCTCGTGAAGAGCGACGTCTTCGACGGACTGGCCGGACGGCGCTTCGACCTCATCATCAGCAATCCGCCCTATGTCACCGCCGACTCGATGGAGACGCTGCCGGCCGAATACCTCCACGAACCCCGCATGGCGCTCGCCGCCGGCGAGGACGGTCTGGACGTCGTGCGCCGCATCCTCGCGCAGGCGCGCGCGCACCTCAATCCCGGCGGCGTCCTCGCCGTGGAAGTGGGACACAATCGTCACATCGTGGAAGCGGCGTTCCCGAAACTGCCGTTCGTCTGGCTGCCGTCTGCAGGCGGGGACGACATGGTTTTCGTGCTACGCGCCGAGGAACTGCCCAAGTCGCCGGCCTGAGGCCGGCTGGCAACACCGAGCCCCCGCCCGGGCGCACGAATGCGGGCGATCGACGACGGATCGCCCGCTACCGGTCGGAATTGAACTAACCTGCGGAAGGCGACGCCGGTTTCCGACGCCGCCGCGACGCCGCGGCTCAGGCCACTTCGTCGATCCAGGCCTGCTGGATGGCCTCGAGGACGCGCTCGCCGCAGTGCGTGGGATCGTCATCGAACTCGGGCAGGCCCATCACCCAGTTCATCAGGTCGACGAAATTCACGCGCGTCGGATCGGCTTCGGGAAACTTGTCCGCGAGCTGGATCGCGATTTCCTGCACCTCGGTCCACTTCATCAGTGCTTGCCCTCCCGGGCCATGTTGATGGTGTAGCGCGGAATCTCGACCACGAGCGGCGTTTCGCCGACCACCGCCTGGCAGGACAGGCGCGACTGCGGTTCCAGCCCCCACGCCTTGTCGAGGAGATCCTCCTCCTCTTCCTCCGCCTCGTTGAGCGAATCGAAACCTTCGCGCACGATCACGTGACAGGTCGTGCAGGCACAGGACTGCTCGCAGGCATGCTCGATCTCGACGCCGTTGCGCAGCAGCGCCTCGCAGATGGACGTGCCGGGTTCTGCCTCGATCACCGTCCCGTCGGGACAAAGTTCCACGTGCGGCAATACGATGATCTGCGTCATACCTGAATCTCATCCACCTTGTGACCCGCCAGCGCCTGACGGATGCTCTTGTCCATGCGGCGGGCGGCAAATTCGTTGGTAGCACGGGACAGCGCTTCCGTGCTGCGCTTGATGGCACGCGGATCGTGGCCGGCGGCCATGTCGCGCGTTTCGGCGATCGCGGCCTCGATGGCGGCACGCTCCTCGTCGCTCAGCAGGCCGCCATCCTGCTCCAGCGCGGCGAGCGTCGCCTCGATCACGCGATCGGCCTCGACCTGCTGCTCGCGCAGCGCGCGCACGTCGATGTCCTCGGACGCACGCTCGACGCCGTCGCGCAGCATACCGGCGATCTCGTCGTCGGTCAGCCCGTAGGACGGCTTCACCAGCACGCTGGCCTCGACGCCCGACGACATCTCGCGTGCCGACACCGACAGCAGACCGTCCGCATCGACCTGGAACGTCACGCGGATACGTGCCGCACCGGCCGCCATCGGCGGAATGCCGCGCAGCTCGAAGCGCGCCAGCGAGCGACAGTCGGCGACGAGTTCGCGTTCACCCTGCACGACGTGGAAGGCCATCGCCGTCTGGCCGTCCTTGTAGGTCGTGAATTCCTGCCCACGGGCGATCGGCAGCGTCGAGTTGCGCGGCACGACCTTCTCGGTCAGCCCACCCATCGTCTCGAGGCCGAGCGACAGCGGGATCACGTCGAGCAGCAGCCAGTCGTCGTCTTCCTTGCGGTTGCCTGCGAGCACGTTCGCCTGGATCGCCGCGCCCAGCGCGACGACCTTGTCCGGATCGAGGTTGGTGAGCGGCTCCTGGCCGAAGAAATCCGCCACCGCGCGCTGGATATGCGGCATGCGGGTCGCACCGCCGACCATCACGACGCCCTTGACGTCCTCGGGAGCGAGGCCGGCATCGCGCAGCACCTTGCGCATCGGTGCGACGGTCTTCTGCACGAGGTGCCTCGTCATGTCGGCGAACTGTTCGCGCGTCACGACCAGATCCACCTTCTCGCCGGTCGACAGCACCGCCTTGATCGTCGCCTCCTCGCAGGCGGTCAGCAATTCCTTGGCTTCGCGCGCCTTCATCAGCAGGCGTCGGGCGTCCTCGCTCGTGGGCGGATCGATCTCGCTCTGGTCCAGCGCCCAGCAGAACAGGCGGTGATCGAAGTCGTCGCCGCCCAGCGCCGCATCGCCGTTGGTCGCCAGCACCTCGAAAATGCCGTGCGAGAGCTTCAGGATGGACAGGTCGAAGGTGCCGCCGCCGAGGTCGTACACCGCATAGACGCCCTCCGCCGCGTTGTCGAGGCCGTACGCCACCGCGGCGGCGGTCGGCTCGTTGAGCAGCCGCAACACGTTGAGTCCGGCCAGCTTTGCCGCGTCCTTGGTCGCCTGCCGCTGCGCGTCGTCGAAATAGGCCGGCACGGTGATCACCGCGCCGGTGAGTTCGCCCCCCAGGCTCGCCTTCCCGCGCTCGCCGAGCACCTTGAGGATTTCGGCCGAGATTTCCACCGGGGACTTGATGCCCTGCACCGTGCGCAGGCGCAGCATTCCGCCCGCATCGACGAAGTCGTAGGGCATCGATTCGATGTAGGCGACATCCTTGAGGCCACGCCCCATGAAGCGCTTGACCGACATGATCGTGTTCTTCGGATCCGTCGCATGCGCGACCGCCGCACTGCGGCCGACCTCGACTTTGCCATCGGTGTGGTAGCGGACGATGGACGGAACCATTGACCGCCCCTCCTCATCCACCAGACACACCGCGATACCGTTGCGCACCGTCGCCACCAGCGAATTCGTGGTGCCGAGGTCGATGCCGACGGCAAGGCGGTGCTTGTGCGGCTCGGTCGACAGACCGGGCTCGGCAATCTGCAAAAGGGCCATCAGCTCTCCAGCGCCTCCAGGGCGTCGTCGATCTCGTGTTGGAGTTTTTCCATGAACATCAGGCGACGCACGGTCTCTGCGGCGCTCGCGTAGTCCTGCTCGTCGTCACACTGCCGCGCCAGTTCGTCGAAGACCTCGCGCGAATGCTGGCGCAGCCGCGCATGCAGTTGCGTGAGCTCCTCGGATTCACGCGCCGCGCGTGCTTCCTCGACCGCCTCGCGCCATTCCATCTGCTCCATCAGGAAGGCCGGGGACATCGCCGTATTCGTGTGCAGCCCGGCATCGACACCCATCAGCTCGAGCAGGTAGGTCGCACGCGGCAGGGGCTTGCGCAGCGTGCGGAAGCCCTCGTTCACCTGCGTCGCCCACTGCATCGACAGGCGCTTCTCGCTGTCGGGCAGATGCGCGAAGCGGTCGGGATGCACCCGCCCTTGCAGGTCATGGAAGGCGAGTTCCAGCGCGGCCTCGTCGATGCGAAACCGCCGCGGCAGCCCGAACAGTTCGAAGAAGTCCTGCTGGAAATCGATGCTCATCGGATCCGCGCTCGCCGCCTCAGACGTTGAAGCTCTCGCCGCAGCCGCACGAGTCCTTGACGTTCGGGTTGTTGAACTTGAAGCCTTCGTTCAGGCCCTCGCGCACGAAGTCGAGCTCGGTGCCATCGAGGTAAGCCAGGCTTTTCTGGTCGACGATGACCTTCACGCCGTTGCTCTCGAACACCACGTCGTCGTCATGCGTCTCATCGACGAACTCCAGACGGTAGGCCATGCCTGAACACCCCGAGGTCCGCACCCCGAGACGGATCCCCAAGCCCTTGCCGCGCTTGGCGATGAAGTTCGAAACGTGCTTGGCCGCGCTCGTGCTCACAGTGACGCTCATGATTCCGCCTCCCGATGTCAGCCTTCGTGCTTCTTCTTGTAGTCCGCCACTGCCGCCTTGATCGCGTCTTCCGCGAGGATCGAGCAGTGGATTTTAACCGGCGGCAGCGCAAGCTCGTCCGCGATCTGGGTGTTCTTGATCTCGAGCGCCTGTTCGACGGTCTTGCCCTTGACCCACTCGGTCACGAGCGAGCTCGACGCGATCGCCGAGCCGCAGCCGTAAGTCTTGAACTTCGCGTCCTCGATGACGCCGTCCTTGCCCACCTTGATCTGCAGCTTCATCACGTCGCCACAGGCCGGCGCGCCCACCATGCCGGTGCCCACGCCTTCGTCGTCCTTCGAGAACGCGCCGACGTTGCGGGGATTCTCGTAGTGATCGAGCACTTTTTCGCTGTATGCCATTTTCGTTCTCCTGTCTCAAGTGCTCAGTGGGCTGCCCACTGCACGCTATTCAGATCGACGCCTTCCTGCACCATTTCCCACAGCGGCGACAGTTCGCGCAGCTTGCCGATCTTCTCGTGCAGCAGGCGGATCGCGTAATCGACTTCCTCTTCGGTCGTGAAGCGGCCGATCGTGAAGCGGATCGAGCTGTGCGCCAGCTCGTCGTTGCGCCCCAGCGCGCGCAGCACATAGGACGGCTCCAGGCTCGCCGAAGTACAGGCGGAGCCGCTCGACACCGCGATGTCCTTGACCGCCATGATCAGCGATTCGCCCTCGACGTAGGCGAAGGAGATGTTGAGGTTGTGCGGAACGCGCTGCTCGAGGTCGCCGTTCACATAGGTCGCATCGAGATCCTGCAGGCCCTTCAGCAGGCGGTCGCGCAGCATGCGGATGCGCTCGTTCTCGACTTTCATCTCCTCGCGCGCGATGCGGAAAGCCTCACCCATGCCGACGATCTGGTGCGTCGCCAGCGTGCCCGAGCGCAGACCGCGCTCGTGGCCGCCGCCATGCATCTGCGCCTCGAGGCGCGCGCGCGGCTTGCGGCGCACGTACAGCGCGCCGATGCCCTTCGGGCCGTAGGTCTTGTGCGCCGAGAAGGACATCAGGTCGACCTTCAGCGTCTGCAGGTCGATGTCGACCTTGCCCGTCGCCTGCGCGGCATCGACGTGGAAAGTGATGCCCTTCTCGCGGCAGATCTCGCCGATCTCCGCGATCGGCTGGATCACGCCGATCTCGTTATTCACGAACATCGCCGACACGAGGATCGTGTCCGGGCGCAGCGCGTCCCTGAACGCGGCCAGATCGATCAGGCCGTTCTC is drawn from Azoarcus sp. DN11 and contains these coding sequences:
- a CDS encoding IscS subfamily cysteine desulfurase, whose translation is MKFPIYLDYSATTPVDPRVAQAMIPWLTEHFGNPASRSHAYGWEAEKAVEDAREQVAALVNADAKEIVWTSGATESNNLAIKGAAQFYKGKGKHIITVKTEHKAVLDTFRELERQGFEATYLDVQENGLIDLAAFRDALRPDTILVSAMFVNNEIGVIQPIAEIGEICREKGITFHVDAAQATGKVDIDLQTLKVDLMSFSAHKTYGPKGIGALYVRRKPRARLEAQMHGGGHERGLRSGTLATHQIVGMGEAFRIAREEMKVENERIRMLRDRLLKGLQDLDATYVNGDLEQRVPHNLNISFAYVEGESLIMAVKDIAVSSGSACTSASLEPSYVLRALGRNDELAHSSIRFTIGRFTTEEEVDYAIRLLHEKIGKLRELSPLWEMVQEGVDLNSVQWAAH
- the iscU gene encoding Fe-S cluster assembly scaffold IscU; this encodes MAYSEKVLDHYENPRNVGAFSKDDEGVGTGMVGAPACGDVMKLQIKVGKDGVIEDAKFKTYGCGSAIASSSLVTEWVKGKTVEQALEIKNTQIADELALPPVKIHCSILAEDAIKAAVADYKKKHEG
- the hscB gene encoding Fe-S protein assembly co-chaperone HscB, whose protein sequence is MSIDFQQDFFELFGLPRRFRIDEAALELAFHDLQGRVHPDRFAHLPDSEKRLSMQWATQVNEGFRTLRKPLPRATYLLELMGVDAGLHTNTAMSPAFLMEQMEWREAVEEARAARESEELTQLHARLRQHSREVFDELARQCDDEQDYASAAETVRRLMFMEKLQHEIDDALEALES
- the dapE gene encoding succinyl-diaminopimelate desuccinylase translates to MTNPSPNATFALTCELISRPSVTPEDSGCLDLIASRLAPLGFHFERIDTGGVSNLWARRGDTGPVLCLAGHTDVVPTGPLDAWTSHPFAPTVRDGHLYGRGAADMKTSLAAFVTAIERFVAAHPDHEGSIALLLTSDEEGIAAHGTVKVVEALAARGETLDYCIVGEPTSVKALGDMIKNGRRGSLSGTLRVKGVQGHVAYPQLARNPIHEFAPALAELAATRWDDGNEFFPPTTWQVSNIHAGTGANNVIPGECEVLFNFRFASVSTADELKQRTHAVLDRHGLDYTLDWHLSGKPFLTGRGKLVEAIGGAIRETVGVETELSTSGGTSDGRFIADICKEVVEFGPVNATIHKLDERVAVDAIEPLSLIYERTLRALLARSRDRA
- the fdx gene encoding ISC system 2Fe-2S type ferredoxin codes for the protein MTQIIVLPHVELCPDGTVIEAEPGTSICEALLRNGVEIEHACEQSCACTTCHVIVREGFDSLNEAEEEEEDLLDKAWGLEPQSRLSCQAVVGETPLVVEIPRYTINMAREGKH
- the iscA gene encoding iron-sulfur cluster assembly protein IscA → MSVTVSTSAAKHVSNFIAKRGKGLGIRLGVRTSGCSGMAYRLEFVDETHDDDVVFESNGVKVIVDQKSLAYLDGTELDFVREGLNEGFKFNNPNVKDSCGCGESFNV
- the hscA gene encoding Fe-S protein assembly chaperone HscA produces the protein MALLQIAEPGLSTEPHKHRLAVGIDLGTTNSLVATVRNGIAVCLVDEEGRSMVPSIVRYHTDGKVEVGRSAAVAHATDPKNTIMSVKRFMGRGLKDVAYIESMPYDFVDAGGMLRLRTVQGIKSPVEISAEILKVLGERGKASLGGELTGAVITVPAYFDDAQRQATKDAAKLAGLNVLRLLNEPTAAAVAYGLDNAAEGVYAVYDLGGGTFDLSILKLSHGIFEVLATNGDAALGGDDFDHRLFCWALDQSEIDPPTSEDARRLLMKAREAKELLTACEEATIKAVLSTGEKVDLVVTREQFADMTRHLVQKTVAPMRKVLRDAGLAPEDVKGVVMVGGATRMPHIQRAVADFFGQEPLTNLDPDKVVALGAAIQANVLAGNRKEDDDWLLLDVIPLSLGLETMGGLTEKVVPRNSTLPIARGQEFTTYKDGQTAMAFHVVQGERELVADCRSLARFELRGIPPMAAGAARIRVTFQVDADGLLSVSAREMSSGVEASVLVKPSYGLTDDEIAGMLRDGVERASEDIDVRALREQQVEADRVIEATLAALEQDGGLLSDEERAAIEAAIAETRDMAAGHDPRAIKRSTEALSRATNEFAARRMDKSIRQALAGHKVDEIQV
- the iscX gene encoding Fe-S cluster assembly protein IscX, coding for MKWTEVQEIAIQLADKFPEADPTRVNFVDLMNWVMGLPEFDDDPTHCGERVLEAIQQAWIDEVA
- a CDS encoding PilT/PilU family type 4a pilus ATPase, yielding MIFDKLFQLMAEKLASDIFVSAGAPIHIKIQGITMPINQQVMDPTMIKRMIYEMMSPEQIETFEREKELNLSFGRRDFGNFRVNVFWQRHSIAIVVRYIQGEIPSLDSLGLPPVLSEVVTEKRGLILVVGATGSGKSTTLASMIDHRNRNRSGHILTVEDPIEYLFKHRKSVVNQREVGIDTLGWHEALRNAMRQAPDCILIGEIRDRETMQAALSYSQTGHLCLATLHANNAYHALNRIVNFFPLENRSLLYLDLAVALKCIISQRLVRKPDGMRIPAVEILMNTRHVAELVERGELNEVKEAMQQSLAPGSQTFEQDLHRLYREGIITFDEALANADSPTNLAWLINNAQINAAPSAEGDEPPPSVDFDSQNKSTDGASFSEFALHLDDDPAR
- the prmB gene encoding 50S ribosomal protein L3 N(5)-glutamine methyltransferase, which gives rise to MTEHCEHCDNGEEHVHEHESGPLAELVTLRDWLRYAVTRFNRAGLFFGHGCNDAYDEAVWLLLHTLSLPLNRLEPFLDACITAEEREALFEVIERRAEERVPAAYITGEAWLGDFRFHVDERVIVPRSFFAEMLENGFAPWVEDAERIGSALDLCTGSGCLAILMAHAFPNARVVGADLSDDALEVAQLNVAEYGLEEQVELVKSDVFDGLAGRRFDLIISNPPYVTADSMETLPAEYLHEPRMALAAGEDGLDVVRRILAQARAHLNPGGVLAVEVGHNRHIVEAAFPKLPFVWLPSAGGDDMVFVLRAEELPKSPA